From Vigna unguiculata cultivar IT97K-499-35 chromosome 5, ASM411807v1, whole genome shotgun sequence, the proteins below share one genomic window:
- the LOC114184446 gene encoding kunitz-type trypsin inhibitor KTI1-like, with translation MKFTTLFSLFLLCGFTSYLPSATAIVVDTDGNPLRNGGTYFIRPVVITGNGGGVAFAATGNETCPLTVIQVPKGVEETLSIKLAGYDNPVRGRFKIKSVTVEIGGYNLLFCPENGSSCGFVAIQVDATGTRRLVVTQSLKGAFWIRFERAINALPATASE, from the exons ATGAAGTTTACGACCTTGTTCTCTCTCTTTCTACTTTGTGGCTTCACCTCATACCTTCCTTCAGCCACTGCTATTGTGGTGGACACTGATGGTAATCCTCTTCGAAATGGTGGCACATACTTTATAAGGCCAGTTGTAATAACTGGAAACGGTGGCGGAGTAGCATTTGCTGCAACCGGAAACGAAACTTGTCCTTTAACTGTTATCCAAGTTCCGA AGGGTGTGGAAGAAACGCTCTCTATCAAACTTGCTGGGTACGACAACCCAGTACGCGGAAGGTTTAAAATTAAGAGTGTTACGGTTGAGATTGGGGGCTACAACCTCTTGTTCTGTCCTGAGAATGGTTCTTCTTGTGGCTTTGTTGCAATTCAGGTTGATGCTACAGGAACCAGGCGTTTGGTGGTGACTCAGAGTCTGAAGGGTGCCTTCTGGATTCGGTTTGAGAGAGCTATAAACGCTTTACCTGCAACTGCATCTGAGTGA